GTTTTCGTCGCCCGAGCTGACCAAATGCCTGGTGGTCGCGGCCCAGACCGTGGCGAAAAAAGGCCTGTAAATAGTGACAGCGTATTACCAACTGCTGCGCCGCGACCTCACCGGCAGCCTGCCCGCGCCGCAGTGGCCAGCCGACACCCGTCTGGATCATTACCGCAATGAGCTGGCCCCGGCGATCCATGCAGTATTGCGCATGACCCAGGCACAGGGCGGCGGCCACGTAGCCAACCTGGACACCTGGCAGCAGCAGTTCATCACTGATGCAGAGTTCGACCCCACGCTGTGCCTGGTGGCGAGCAATGCCGACGGCATACTCGGCGTAGCCCAATGCTGGACCAGTGCCTTTATCGAGCACCTTTGCATCCACCCTTGCGCCCAGGGCCAGGGCCTGGGGCGCGCCTTGTTGCTCCATAGCTTCCAGGTGTTCAAGCAGCGTGGCGAACCCTACGTGGACCTCAAGGTGCTGGAAAGCAATCAGCGCGCACGCCAACTGTATGAGAGCGCCGGCATGGTCTTGGTGCTGCGCGACGTGGTCAGCGAAGACTGAGCGGCGCTGGCGCATAACTTGCTTCCAGAGTCTGCGAGCGGCGGATAGAGGTAAAAACCCGTCACCGCGCAAGAGCGCCCTCTGACCTGGCCTGGTAGCAGATCCTCCATGAATACCCAGTTTTCCTGCGTTGGTTGCGGCAAATGCTGCACCGACCATCATGTCCCCCTGACCCTTGACGAAGCCCGCCAGTGGGCGGCGGATGGCGGCAATGTCATCGTGTTGGTGGAAGGTTTCCTGGGCAATGGCCTGGGCCTGCCACTGCAGCAACGCGAGCATGCCGAACGGCGTTCGGTGGTAGTGCCCAGCGGTAACACCCAGGCGTTCGTGGCGATCACCTTTGCCGCCTACAACGCCGGGCGCTGCCGGAATCTTGACGAAGACAACCGCTGTGGCATCTATGAGCGCAGGCCGCTGGTCTGTCGCATCTACCCGATGGAGATCAACCCGCATATCCCGCTGAACCCGGCCGCCAAGGATTGCCCGCCGCAATCCTGGGAACAGGGCCCGGCGCTGATCGTCGGCGGTGAACTGATAGATCAGGAACTGGCGCAATTGATCCGCCGCTCGCGCCAGGCCGACCGTGATGATGTGCAGACCAAGGAGGCGGTGTGCGCCCTGTTGGGTATTCGGACGACAGCGCTCAAGGGCGATGGGTTTACCGCCTACCTGCCGGATATGAGCGCCTTCGCCCAGGCCATTGAGTTGGCCGCAGAACAACCGGCCATGGCCCACGAATGGGTGTTTCATGTATCCGGGATGGATATTGCCGAACAGTTGCTGGACGCCGGCGCGCAGATAGCCACTGAAGTACCCGCCAACTATGCGTTTATCTCGCTACGCGCTGCCTGAGGGTCGTCAACCTGTCATTGTGGCGAGCGGGCTTGCCCCGCGCTGGGCTGCGTAGCAGACCCACTCCAGGCTCCGCGGTTGTTGCAGATACACCGAGCCAGCAGGTTTTGGGGCGGCTTCGCCACCCAACGCGGGGCAAGCCCGCTCGCCACAACAAGCGCTTGCGGCAGGTCGAGATTTTGGGGGGGCTGCAGCACAGCAGTTTTTTGGACTGTAGATTTCCTGTGGCGAGCGGGCTTGCCCCGCGCTGGGCTGCGTAGCAGCCCCTCCCCAGGCACCGCCGTTGTTTCAGATACACCGAGCCAGCAGGTTTTGGGGCGGCTCCGCCACCCAACGCGGGGGCAAGCCCGCTCGCCACAACAAGCGCTTGCGGCAGGTCGAGATTTTTTTGGGGATAGCTGCAGCACAACAGTTTTTTTGGACTGTAGATTTCCTGTGGCGAGCGGGCTTGCCCCGCGCTGGGCTGCGTAGCAGACCCAATCCAAGCACCGCCGTTGTTGCAGATACACCGAGCCAGCAGGTTTTGGGGCGGCTTCGCCACCCAGCGCGGGGCAAGCCCGCTCGCCACAACCAGAGCGCTTGCTCGCCACTGCCACAGGTTAGCGGCGTTTGCCCCAGAACTCTTCCGCCAAGCGCCGCAGGTCTTCCGCAAGCGCCGCCACGTCGCCGGAGCTGAGCTGGCTCTGCTGACCGGCGCTGACGGTCGCCTCGCCCGCATTGCGGATGCCGACGATATTGCGATTGATGTCCTCGCTCACCGCGCTCTGTTCTTCCACCGCCGCCGCAATCTGCACACTCATGGCCGTGATCTGGTTGACCCGCTGACTGATGCCATCCAGGGCCGACGCGGCGCGCTGGGCATGGTCGACGCTGACTTCGACATGCTGGCTGCTTTGTTCCATGGCCATCACCGCATCACGGGCGCCGCCCTGCAAGGTGCTGATCATGCGTTGGATTTCATTGGTCGATTGCTGGGTACGTTGCGCCAGGCCACGCACTTCGTCGGCCACCACCGCAAAGCCACGGCCCTGCTCGCCAGCCCGCGCCGCCTCGATGGCCGCGTTGAGGGCCAACAGGTTGGTCTGTTCGGCAATCGCCCGGATCACTTCCAGCACGCTGGAGATATCCCCGCTGTGGCTTTCCAGTTGATGGATCACGCTGGTGGCCCTGGCCAGTTCCTGGGACAGGCGCAGTACCGCATCGCGGCTTTCGTCCACGCGCTGATGGCCTTCACGGGTCTCGCTGCCGGCCTGGTCTGCCGCTTTCGAGGCTTGTTGGGCGTGGTTGGCGACTTGCGCCACGCTGGCCGCCATCTGTTGGATGGCGGTCGCCACTTGGTCGGTCTGGCTCTGCTGGCCCAGGCTGCTGGTGTGGCTGCTGTCCAGTTGCTGGGCCAGGGCGGCGGCGTGCCCTGATAAACGCTGCGACGCATCGCCAATCCGCCCAACCACTGCGCCCACCTGGGCTTCGAGCATTTGCATGGCAAATTCGATTTGCCCCAGCTCGTCCGCGCGTCCGGTGTAGATCGCCTGGCTGACGGGGTTGTCGGCAATCTGCCGCGCCCGCTCGCTCAATTGCCTCAGGGGCCGCAACAAAAGATTGATGCCCAAGACGCCTGCCGCGCCCACCGCAGCCAGGCCCAGCACCTGCAACGCCCATGAATAACTGGCCAACCCGGCCCCCACGCCCCAGGTCAGCGCGCACGTCGCGCCAGTGACCAGCGACAACTTCATAGGCATTTCCAGCACTGGCCGCAAGCGCCGGGAACCTGCGCGCAAACGCGCATAGGCGCGCTCCGCAGCCAACACCCGCCGCGCATCGGGCTTGGTGCGCACCGACTGGTATTCCACCGCCACACCGTCACGTGTGACCGGCGAGGCATAGGCGCTGACCCAATAGTGATCACCGTTCTTACAGCGATTTTTCACCATGCCCATCCACGAGCGGCCACTTTTGAGGGTCTGCCACATGTGGGCAAAAGCCGCCGACGGCATGTCCGGATGGCGTAGCAGATTATGTGGCGCGCCCAGCAGCTCCTCACGGCTGTAGCCACTGACGTCGATAAAGTCCTGGTTGGCGTAAGTAATCGAACTGCCTAGGTCAGTGGTCGAAAGGATGTTGGCGTCTTGGGCAATGTCCACACTTCGACCCGTGACCGGGAGATTGATCTTCATGGAAAGCGCGCTCGGGATTATTGGAGGAGTCGGCAGGGGCACCGACTCTAAGCGCACCGGTTGAGCAAATACTGATCCAGCTCATGTTCCACGCATTTAGTTGCCCGGTGCCCCGGCCATGGATCCGGGAGGATCCTCGACCATGGCCACGCACTCGACCGCCACCCGTGCGCCGTGCGGCAGCCGGCGCACGGTCAGCACACTGCGGGCGGGCAGCCGACCTCGGGCGAAATAACCCAGGTACACGTCGTTGACCAGGTTCAGGTCCTCCAGCTCGACCAGCATCAAGGTGCACTTGACCACCCGGTCCAGCGAGGACTGATGACGCGACAATAGTTCGCGCAGCGTGTTCATCACCTGCCTCATCTGCGCGCCCGTGCCGCCCTTCACGAGGTTGAGCCTGGCATCCACCCCCGCAATGCTGGAGGTGTACAGCATGCTACCGACCCGCACGGCCTCGGAAAACGGCAGGTCCAGGTCCCCGGGGTAAAACTGCGGCCCGTCCTGGTCCTGGGCGTTGGCGGCGTCAGGTTCCTCCTGTGGATAACCCTGGAGAATGCGCTGATACTCGCCACTCTGCTTGAGCTGCTCCAGTGCGCGGTTCAGCTCGCTGCGCAACTCGGGGTCGGACTTGCGCACGCCGATGGCCACGGCGGTGCCCATCTGCTGGCCGGTCACCGGTGGGCCGACGAAATCAAAAGTCTGGCCCCGCTCAGTGTCGAGCAACTCCTGGCGGATTTCGGCCTTGCCTTGCAACGTGGCGTCGATATCACCGGCTACCAGGCTGCGGATCAACTGGTCGTTGAGCCAGAAGCTCTTGATGATCACCCCGGCGGGCGCCCATTGCGCCAGGGCGAAGGCTTCACGATTGCTGCCGGTCAGCACCCCGATGCGCTTGCCCTTGAGGGCGCGCACCGTGGGCAGCAGCCCAGAGTACTTGCGGGCCACCAGGTGGGTGGTGAGGGGATAGAGGTCGTCGGTGAAGTCGATCAACTGCCGGCG
The Pseudomonas hygromyciniae genome window above contains:
- a CDS encoding YkgJ family cysteine cluster protein, which encodes MNTQFSCVGCGKCCTDHHVPLTLDEARQWAADGGNVIVLVEGFLGNGLGLPLQQREHAERRSVVVPSGNTQAFVAITFAAYNAGRCRNLDEDNRCGIYERRPLVCRIYPMEINPHIPLNPAAKDCPPQSWEQGPALIVGGELIDQELAQLIRRSRQADRDDVQTKEAVCALLGIRTTALKGDGFTAYLPDMSAFAQAIELAAEQPAMAHEWVFHVSGMDIAEQLLDAGAQIATEVPANYAFISLRAA
- a CDS encoding transporter substrate-binding domain-containing protein; its protein translation is MALAKIFVLSVGSLLSSGFFVGAVADTAPRSEIRFAISPQFPPYESRNAQGQLVGLNIELGDALCAQLDVRCTWVDQVFTRSIDALESRRFDAIMGMASTPQRRQLIDFTDDLYPLTTHLVARKYSGLLPTVRALKGKRIGVLTGSNREAFALAQWAPAGVIIKSFWLNDQLIRSLVAGDIDATLQGKAEIRQELLDTERGQTFDFVGPPVTGQQMGTAVAIGVRKSDPELRSELNRALEQLKQSGEYQRILQGYPQEEPDAANAQDQDGPQFYPGDLDLPFSEAVRVGSMLYTSSIAGVDARLNLVKGGTGAQMRQVMNTLRELLSRHQSSLDRVVKCTLMLVELEDLNLVNDVYLGYFARGRLPARSVLTVRRLPHGARVAVECVAMVEDPPGSMAGAPGN
- a CDS encoding GNAT family N-acetyltransferase: MTAYYQLLRRDLTGSLPAPQWPADTRLDHYRNELAPAIHAVLRMTQAQGGGHVANLDTWQQQFITDAEFDPTLCLVASNADGILGVAQCWTSAFIEHLCIHPCAQGQGLGRALLLHSFQVFKQRGEPYVDLKVLESNQRARQLYESAGMVLVLRDVVSED